The Streptomyces phaeolivaceus genome has a window encoding:
- a CDS encoding DUF397 domain-containing protein, with amino-acid sequence MHPRISWQKSSYCGAGDSCIHIATGSPTIHLIESADPTQAILTTTPSSFRALLHVLKLDKDPARA; translated from the coding sequence ATGCACCCGCGCATCTCCTGGCAGAAGTCGTCCTACTGCGGGGCAGGCGACTCCTGCATACACATAGCCACCGGCTCCCCCACGATCCACCTCATCGAATCCGCCGACCCCACCCAAGCCATACTCACCACCACCCCCTCCTCCTTCCGAGCCCTCCTCCACGTACTCAAACTCGACAAGGACCCCGCCCGTGCCTGA
- a CDS encoding DUF397 domain-containing protein yields MPDIPPNLDWIRAAPEDATGPGPWIELAFGEGNGEDDPEAPVYIRETSDPDNVVTTNRRKWDAFVLGVQAGEFDHFVEGVEGFEPTVSERKGQGDDAGPTGQE; encoded by the coding sequence GTGCCTGACATCCCCCCGAACCTGGACTGGATCCGCGCCGCCCCCGAGGACGCCACCGGCCCCGGCCCCTGGATCGAACTTGCCTTCGGGGAGGGCAACGGCGAGGACGACCCCGAAGCGCCCGTCTACATCCGCGAGACCAGCGACCCGGACAACGTCGTCACCACGAACCGCCGCAAGTGGGACGCCTTCGTCCTGGGTGTACAGGCAGGCGAGTTCGACCACTTCGTGGAGGGCGTGGAGGGCTTCGAGCCGACGGTGAGCGAGCGGAAGGGGCAGGGAGACGACGCCGGGCCCACCGGGCAGGAGTAA
- a CDS encoding immunity 49 family protein has product MTVHIARHGRSAGPEAEQFAERVNEHLAKGIDRLEGSTAVIDSMFGTAVMALRARCVVDPRAAAVETWEAAVNAMQLGSALFAVAGVTEGTVECRINHKTRTLPAAGPLPTADAGTWLTAFWLAVICRDQPRMTELCEIPLDRLRSPEGQYDEYVYHWVDTLRTYWLRSPGLVEKLTATFQASDPAVARIAPRDLLDGVLYPPINLFYTFVRRNEEGFGPALADALKLHRAYWTRDEEREAKLDGAVALGPLAIACLAFDGEFSIDAESEYLPEHLLRRGWLGEFPT; this is encoded by the coding sequence GTGACCGTGCACATCGCCAGGCACGGGCGGTCGGCAGGACCTGAGGCTGAGCAGTTCGCGGAGCGGGTGAACGAGCACCTGGCCAAAGGGATCGACCGCCTCGAAGGATCGACGGCGGTGATCGATTCGATGTTCGGCACTGCTGTCATGGCACTGCGCGCCCGTTGCGTCGTCGACCCCCGGGCCGCAGCGGTGGAGACCTGGGAAGCCGCGGTGAACGCGATGCAGCTGGGTTCGGCGCTGTTCGCCGTGGCTGGTGTGACTGAGGGAACCGTCGAGTGCCGGATCAACCACAAGACCCGGACCCTACCGGCCGCCGGACCGCTGCCGACCGCCGATGCGGGGACGTGGCTCACTGCCTTCTGGCTGGCCGTCATCTGCCGTGATCAGCCGCGTATGACGGAACTGTGCGAGATCCCCCTGGACCGGTTGCGTTCACCGGAAGGGCAGTACGACGAGTACGTCTACCACTGGGTCGACACTCTGCGGACCTACTGGCTGCGGAGTCCGGGCCTGGTGGAGAAGCTGACTGCCACCTTCCAGGCATCGGATCCCGCCGTGGCCCGGATCGCTCCACGCGACCTGCTGGACGGCGTGCTCTACCCGCCGATCAACCTCTTCTACACCTTCGTCCGCAGGAACGAGGAGGGCTTCGGCCCCGCGCTGGCCGATGCGCTGAAACTCCACCGGGCGTACTGGACACGCGACGAAGAGAGGGAAGCCAAGCTCGACGGAGCCGTCGCCCTCGGCCCCCTCGCCATCGCCTGCCTCGCCTTCGACGGTGAATTCTCCATCGATGCCGAGTCCGAGTACCTGCCTGAGCACCTTCTCCGGCGCGGCTGGCTTGGCGAGTTCCCTACCTGA